The Flavobacterium praedii genome window below encodes:
- a CDS encoding alpha/beta hydrolase, protein MKKIVLSLVLLLSVTLVSAQKTEYTTVSNIHYYNEATANSDAYIKERCVLDIYYPKNTKGFTTVIWFHGGGLTSGSKELPEGLKDKGFCVVSVNYRLSPKVKAQKCIEDAAAAVAWTFKNITTYGGDDSLIMVSGHSAGAYLSLMVGLDKKWLKADGIDANSIAGLIPLSAQTITHFEIRKERGIPETQPIVDEFAPLYHIRADAPPLLLITGDREKEMLGRYEENAYMMRMMKIAGHKQTTLYELQGFGHNMTEPAFPLVVQEIKRITALKTK, encoded by the coding sequence ATGAAAAAAATAGTCCTTTCATTAGTACTCCTGTTGTCTGTAACATTAGTTTCTGCCCAAAAAACAGAATATACCACCGTTAGCAATATCCATTATTACAACGAAGCAACAGCCAATAGTGATGCGTACATCAAAGAACGTTGTGTTCTCGATATCTATTACCCAAAAAACACCAAAGGATTTACCACTGTAATTTGGTTTCATGGTGGTGGTTTAACCTCAGGCAGTAAAGAACTTCCAGAAGGACTCAAAGACAAAGGATTTTGTGTGGTTTCGGTAAACTACCGATTGTCCCCCAAAGTAAAAGCACAAAAATGTATTGAAGATGCAGCAGCAGCCGTAGCTTGGACATTCAAGAATATTACCACTTACGGCGGAGATGATTCTTTAATTATGGTTTCAGGACATTCGGCGGGGGCGTACTTATCATTGATGGTGGGATTGGACAAAAAATGGCTGAAAGCTGACGGAATTGACGCCAATTCCATAGCAGGATTGATTCCGTTGAGCGCTCAAACCATAACCCATTTTGAAATCCGAAAAGAAAGAGGTATTCCAGAAACCCAACCCATAGTCGATGAATTTGCTCCGTTGTATCACATTCGCGCTGATGCGCCCCCTTTATTGCTAATTACAGGCGACCGAGAAAAAGAAATGTTGGGTCGTTATGAAGAAAACGCCTATATGATGCGAATGATGAAAATTGCCGGCCACAAACAAACGACTTTGTATGAATTACAAGGTTTTGGACACAATATGACAGAACCCGCTTTTCCGTTGGTTGTTCAAGAAATTAAAAGAATTACAGCTTTAAAAACAAAATAA
- a CDS encoding non-canonical purine NTP diphosphatase yields MKIVFATNNKNKILEIQSMLPESIEIISLESIGCLEDIPETADTIEGNAIMKANYITEKYGYDCFADDTGLEVDSLNGEPGVYSARYAGEQRSSEDNMDKLLLNLENSTNRNAQFKTVITLNLKGKQYLFTGIAKGEITLEKNGNQGFGYDPIFRPQGYQETFAQLSLDTKNRISHRGKATQELISFLNQNPM; encoded by the coding sequence ATGAAAATTGTTTTCGCTACCAATAATAAAAATAAAATTCTCGAAATACAAAGTATGCTTCCAGAAAGTATCGAAATTATTAGTTTAGAAAGTATTGGTTGTCTAGAAGATATTCCGGAAACTGCTGATACCATTGAAGGAAATGCGATTATGAAAGCCAATTATATTACAGAGAAATATGGTTATGATTGTTTTGCAGATGATACTGGACTCGAAGTTGATTCTTTAAATGGCGAACCTGGGGTATATTCCGCTCGGTATGCTGGTGAACAACGTTCTTCCGAAGATAATATGGATAAATTACTTTTGAATTTAGAAAATTCAACCAATAGAAATGCTCAGTTTAAAACTGTAATAACACTAAACCTTAAAGGGAAACAATATTTATTTACTGGAATTGCGAAAGGTGAAATAACTTTAGAAAAAAATGGTAATCAAGGTTTTGGTTACGACCCCATTTTTAGACCACAAGGGTACCAAGAAACATTTGCTCAATTGTCATTAGACACAAAAAATAGAATTAGCCACAGAGGAAAAGCGACTCAGGAATTGATTTCTTTTTTGAATCAAAATCCGATGTAA
- a CDS encoding NYN domain-containing protein, whose translation MSQIEKELKLAVLIDADNVPYSNVKGMMEEITKYGTPTTKRIYADWTKPNANGWKSVLLEHAITPIQQYSYTVGKNSSDSAMIIDAMDLLYSDKVDGFCIVSSDSDFTRLAIRLRESGMKVIGIGEKKTPNSFIVACDRFIYIEVLDGAIKKKKPKPSAANSNTETKDAKKIPEKEPSIKIDNPTIDLIEDAIDAICDDAGWAFLGDVGNLIVKNKPEFDPRSYGFTKLTPMLKSLTDILEIDERDSDKKGIKHVYVRLRYT comes from the coding sequence ATGTCTCAAATCGAAAAAGAACTAAAACTCGCTGTGCTTATTGATGCCGACAATGTTCCTTATAGTAATGTCAAAGGAATGATGGAGGAAATCACAAAGTATGGAACACCTACCACCAAACGTATTTATGCTGATTGGACGAAACCCAATGCCAACGGTTGGAAATCGGTTTTGCTCGAACATGCTATAACACCAATACAACAATACAGTTACACCGTAGGGAAAAATTCCTCTGATTCGGCGATGATTATTGACGCAATGGATTTGTTGTATTCAGACAAAGTAGATGGTTTTTGTATTGTTTCCAGTGATAGTGATTTTACACGTTTGGCTATTCGTTTGCGAGAATCGGGAATGAAAGTGATTGGGATTGGCGAGAAAAAAACACCGAATTCCTTCATTGTAGCTTGTGACCGATTTATTTATATTGAAGTTTTGGATGGTGCTATCAAAAAGAAAAAACCTAAACCTTCAGCTGCAAATTCAAATACAGAAACTAAAGATGCCAAAAAGATTCCTGAAAAAGAACCATCGATAAAAATAGATAATCCAACAATAGATTTGATTGAAGATGCCATTGATGCTATTTGTGATGATGCTGGATGGGCATTTTTGGGTGATGTGGGGAATCTAATTGTAAAAAATAAACCCGAATTTGATCCAAGAAGTTATGGTTTTACCAAACTTACTCCAATGCTTAAATCCCTAACCGATATTTTAGAAATTGACGAAAGGGATTCGGATAAAAAAGGCATCAAACACGTGTATGTTAGATTAAGATACACTTAA
- a CDS encoding aminotransferase class I/II-fold pyridoxal phosphate-dependent enzyme, whose product MVKDLFERIQNNKGPLGKWASQAEGYFVFPKLEGDLGPRMKFQGKEVLNWSLNDYLGLANHPEVRKADADAAIEYGAAAPMGARMMSGHTKYHEQLENELTAFVKKESAYLLNFGYQGMVSIIDALVTRNDVIVYDVDAHACIIDGVRLHSGKRFTYKHNDIESMEKNLDRATKLAETTGGGILFITEGVFGMRGQQGKLKEIVAMKEKYNFRLLVDDAHGFGTLGETGAGAGEEQNCQDGIDVYFSTFAKSMANIGAFVAADKDIIDYLKYNLRSQMFAKALPMIQTIGSLKRLQLLRDNPGLKNKLWENVNTLQNGLRSKGFNIGDTNTCVTPVYLEGSVPEAMVMVNDLRENYGIFLSIVIYPVIPKGMILLRVIPTASHTLEDIAETLTAFEAIREKLVNGTYKEIASRTTVDLDA is encoded by the coding sequence ATGGTAAAAGATTTATTCGAAAGAATTCAAAACAATAAAGGACCATTAGGAAAATGGGCGTCACAAGCAGAAGGTTATTTTGTATTTCCAAAATTAGAAGGAGACTTAGGACCGAGAATGAAATTTCAAGGAAAAGAGGTATTGAACTGGAGTTTGAATGACTATTTAGGTCTGGCAAACCATCCAGAAGTGCGTAAAGCAGATGCAGATGCTGCTATCGAATATGGTGCTGCTGCCCCAATGGGAGCCCGTATGATGAGTGGCCACACGAAATACCACGAACAATTAGAGAACGAATTGACTGCTTTTGTAAAGAAAGAATCGGCTTATTTATTGAATTTTGGTTACCAAGGAATGGTGTCTATTATTGATGCTTTGGTAACTCGAAATGATGTGATTGTGTATGATGTAGATGCGCACGCTTGTATCATTGACGGTGTTCGTTTGCATAGCGGAAAACGTTTTACGTACAAACACAACGACATCGAAAGCATGGAGAAAAACTTGGATCGCGCTACAAAACTAGCCGAAACAACTGGCGGTGGTATTTTGTTTATTACTGAAGGTGTTTTTGGAATGCGTGGCCAACAAGGAAAGTTGAAAGAGATTGTAGCCATGAAAGAAAAATATAATTTCCGTTTGCTTGTAGATGATGCGCACGGTTTTGGTACACTTGGTGAAACAGGTGCCGGAGCTGGTGAAGAGCAAAATTGCCAAGACGGAATTGATGTTTACTTCTCTACTTTTGCCAAATCAATGGCGAATATCGGTGCATTTGTTGCTGCTGACAAAGACATAATCGATTATTTAAAATACAACTTACGTTCTCAAATGTTTGCCAAAGCATTGCCGATGATTCAAACTATTGGTTCTTTGAAACGTTTGCAGTTGTTACGTGACAACCCAGGGTTGAAAAACAAATTATGGGAAAATGTAAACACTTTACAAAATGGTTTAAGAAGCAAAGGATTTAATATTGGAGACACTAATACTTGTGTTACGCCAGTTTACTTGGAAGGAAGCGTACCAGAAGCGATGGTGATGGTAAACGACTTAAGAGAGAATTACGGTATTTTCTTGTCAATAGTAATTTATCCAGTTATCCCAAAAGGAATGATTTTATTGCGTGTTATTCCTACTGCTTCTCATACATTGGAAGATATTGCGGAAACACTTACTGCTTTTGAAGCGATTCGTGAGAAATTAGTAAACGGAACGTATAAAGAAATTGCAAGCAGAACTACAGTAGATTTGGACGCTTAA
- a CDS encoding transporter produces the protein MFNVKTVVAVSLFLIPTIHYSQHTDEINSNRPGESMSAFAVGKTVLQVETGVFGIQENHNLLKYDANGFGIDFEVRYGAFLENLEFIADVQFVNERFTYPMQIDDRADFKQTVLGAKYLIYDPNKGYKKEVNIYSWNANHKFNWHQVIPAVAVFAGANFTGADNPFYFSPESSISPKVAVILQNHLGDGSWVFVTNIISNYMTTDYPSLSYILTLTKGINDKWSAFVENQGIKSDFYSDAIVRGGAAYLINKNLQVDASISTNFKDTPSILYGGVGMSWRWDGRYKEVQLLTKEEQAAQKMAKKTKTKKGFRIFNKK, from the coding sequence ATGTTCAATGTCAAAACAGTAGTTGCAGTATCTCTTTTTTTAATTCCAACAATTCATTATAGTCAACACACAGACGAGATCAATTCGAATAGACCGGGTGAATCTATGTCGGCTTTTGCTGTTGGAAAAACAGTACTTCAAGTAGAGACAGGAGTGTTTGGAATTCAAGAAAATCATAATCTTTTGAAATATGATGCCAATGGTTTTGGAATTGATTTTGAGGTGCGATATGGTGCTTTTCTAGAAAATTTAGAATTCATTGCAGATGTTCAATTTGTAAATGAAAGATTTACCTATCCGATGCAAATTGACGATAGAGCCGATTTTAAACAAACTGTTTTAGGAGCGAAATACTTAATTTATGATCCTAATAAAGGATATAAAAAAGAGGTGAATATATACAGTTGGAATGCCAACCATAAATTCAATTGGCATCAAGTAATTCCCGCTGTCGCTGTTTTTGCCGGTGCCAATTTTACAGGAGCTGACAATCCATTTTATTTTTCTCCAGAATCAAGTATTTCTCCAAAAGTAGCTGTTATTTTGCAAAATCATTTAGGTGATGGTTCTTGGGTATTTGTAACCAATATTATTTCAAACTATATGACTACGGACTATCCAAGTTTGAGTTATATCTTGACTTTGACTAAAGGAATTAATGATAAATGGTCTGCCTTTGTGGAAAATCAAGGTATTAAAAGTGATTTTTATAGTGATGCCATTGTAAGAGGTGGAGCAGCTTATTTAATCAACAAGAATTTGCAAGTTGATGCTTCTATAAGTACTAATTTTAAAGATACACCCTCTATTCTTTATGGAGGGGTTGGAATGTCTTGGCGATGGGATGGCCGATATAAAGAAGTCCAACTTTTGACCAAAGAAGAGCAAGCCGCACAAAAAATGGCAAAAAAAACAAAAACCAAAAAAGGATTTAGAATATTTAATAAAAAGTAA
- a CDS encoding RBBP9/YdeN family alpha/beta hydrolase has product MTPHLLIIPGLGDSGEKHWQSFWLQKFNNSTKVIQDNWDEPQLDEWLDRLDNTIQKIDEPIILVAHSLAVSLVMHWVSQNNNPNIVGAMLVAPADVDSPEHTPDFLRHFAPIPTQTVPFPSLVIATENDTYMSLERAQELATYWGSDFINVGFKGHINSDSNLEYWEEGQTFLHQLIAKIN; this is encoded by the coding sequence ATGACACCACACTTATTAATTATACCTGGACTTGGTGATTCTGGCGAAAAACACTGGCAAAGCTTTTGGTTACAAAAATTCAACAATTCGACCAAAGTCATACAAGACAATTGGGACGAACCTCAACTCGACGAATGGCTGGACCGACTTGACAATACCATTCAGAAAATTGATGAACCGATTATTTTAGTGGCTCATAGTCTAGCGGTTTCCCTAGTGATGCATTGGGTTTCCCAAAACAACAATCCAAACATTGTGGGTGCTATGCTTGTCGCTCCCGCCGATGTGGATTCTCCTGAACACACACCCGATTTCCTAAGACACTTTGCTCCCATTCCAACCCAAACTGTTCCTTTTCCGTCGCTGGTTATAGCGACCGAAAACGACACGTATATGTCTTTGGAAAGAGCACAAGAATTGGCAACGTACTGGGGAAGTGATTTTATAAACGTTGGTTTTAAAGGACACATCAACTCCGATTCCAATTTAGAATACTGGGAAGAAGGGCAAACTTTTTTACACCAACTAATCGCAAAAATAAATTAA